A stretch of the Filimonas lacunae genome encodes the following:
- a CDS encoding bifunctional UDP-3-O-[3-hydroxymyristoyl] N-acetylglucosamine deacetylase/3-hydroxyacyl-ACP dehydratase: MDVNFNPDKQHTLKAPVSISGTGLHTGILVDMTLNPAHPGFGIQFQRIDLPNQPIIKADCDLVTDTSRGTTLQVGDARVSTVEHILAALVGTGVDNVLIELNGPEIPIMDGSSQPFVELIKETGVQEQEAAKAWYSIDENIYHYDEAKRVEMVAMPAVDYQITTLIDFNSPVLGTQYAQLKSMRNFVNDIAPCRTFSFLHELEMLLDHNLIKGGDINNAIVIVDKPVTQEEMTRLAKAFGRDNIEVKSEGYLNNLELRFPNEPARHKLLDVVGDLALIGYPIKGRIIANRPGHSSNVEFAKKIKQYIKKNRHVKDIPVYDTALPPVYTLEHIEKTLPHRFPFLLVDKIIELTDKHIVGVKNVTFNEWFFQGHFPGNPVMPGVLQIEALAQTGGLLCINAMPEGKYNTYFLKIDNCKFKQMVKPGDTMLLKMELVAPIRRGICEMHGTVYVGGKVATEADLVAQLVKRTD; encoded by the coding sequence ATGGACGTAAATTTCAATCCAGACAAGCAGCATACGCTGAAAGCACCTGTTAGTATCAGTGGTACAGGTTTGCACACCGGTATTTTAGTAGATATGACACTGAACCCGGCTCACCCAGGCTTTGGTATTCAGTTTCAGCGTATTGACCTGCCAAATCAGCCTATTATTAAAGCCGATTGTGACCTGGTTACGGATACCAGCCGTGGCACTACCTTACAGGTAGGCGACGCACGCGTTAGCACAGTAGAACATATTCTGGCTGCCCTGGTAGGCACTGGTGTAGATAACGTTTTAATTGAGCTGAACGGCCCTGAAATTCCTATCATGGATGGCAGCTCACAACCATTTGTAGAGCTGATTAAAGAAACTGGTGTGCAGGAGCAGGAAGCTGCTAAGGCATGGTACAGCATTGACGAGAACATTTACCACTACGATGAGGCTAAAAGAGTAGAAATGGTGGCTATGCCTGCCGTTGACTACCAGATAACCACCCTTATCGACTTTAATAGCCCTGTACTGGGTACCCAATATGCGCAACTTAAAAGCATGCGCAACTTCGTAAACGATATTGCCCCATGCCGTACTTTCAGCTTCTTACACGAACTGGAAATGCTGCTGGACCACAACCTGATTAAAGGTGGTGACATTAACAATGCCATTGTTATTGTAGACAAACCGGTAACCCAGGAAGAAATGACCCGCCTGGCAAAAGCTTTTGGCCGCGATAACATTGAAGTAAAAAGCGAAGGCTACCTCAACAACCTGGAATTACGTTTCCCGAACGAACCTGCCCGCCACAAACTGCTGGACGTAGTAGGAGATCTGGCTTTGATCGGCTACCCTATCAAAGGACGTATCATTGCCAACAGACCCGGCCACAGCAGCAACGTGGAGTTTGCTAAAAAAATCAAGCAATACATTAAAAAGAACAGGCACGTTAAAGACATCCCTGTTTACGATACTGCATTACCTCCTGTTTACACATTGGAGCATATTGAAAAAACATTACCGCACCGCTTCCCATTCCTGTTGGTGGACAAGATTATCGAGTTAACCGACAAGCACATTGTAGGGGTAAAGAATGTTACTTTCAATGAGTGGTTTTTCCAGGGTCACTTCCCCGGCAACCCTGTAATGCCCGGTGTGTTACAAATTGAAGCACTGGCACAAACCGGTGGTTTATTATGTATCAACGCTATGCCGGAAGGAAAATACAACACGTATTTCCTGAAAATAGACAACTGTAAGTTTAAGCAAATGGTGAAGCCAGGCGACACTATGCTGTTGAAGATGGAACTGGTGGCTCCTATACGTCGCGGAATCTGCGAAATGCACGGCACCGTATACGTAGGCGGCAAGGTGGCTACAGAAGCCGACCTGGTAGCGCAGCTGGTAAAAAGAACCGATTAA
- a CDS encoding DUF2339 domain-containing protein — translation MATENDIAQLQAQIQELQQQLQQQQQQIQALQQQVNISPLPGKPTPATKARYKTPHAAPSPNLDLENYIGLKLIHVAGIVVLVIGLSLGVKYAIDQQLISIWGRIGLAYLAGGILFGLSVWLKKNYHLFSAILFSGAMATFYITTFATCNYYNLLQEGAAFAIMLVITVYTTWMAISYNRQQIALLGMVGAYAIPFLVSHDKEGGFLFLSYILLINTGIAFLSFKKSWRTTNGIAIAFSWLIFAVWIASYNLVFHQAIYMTIAFALCYYLLFTISLMTFPVAEQDKAHQTKLLLLLLNNTVFYLVAQHINHMIEGDLNVNPRYPGHPEKTAYVSAAFAIAYTCMAWGFQQLKRQPETLSKYMFIQSIVLTTLFIVQYWDGVIVTLLWLLLAILLFIAGVRVKASWPRLSAMALLAFTLCKLIIIDSQRFTPLQKTLCYILLGCVLLLVAFFYQKFKQVLFVEEKENNDSSTSLP, via the coding sequence ATGGCTACTGAAAACGATATTGCCCAACTGCAAGCACAGATACAGGAACTGCAGCAACAATTGCAACAACAGCAGCAACAGATTCAGGCACTTCAGCAACAGGTAAATATTTCACCTTTACCTGGCAAACCAACACCGGCAACAAAAGCACGCTATAAAACGCCCCATGCTGCACCATCCCCAAACCTGGACCTCGAAAACTATATAGGCCTGAAACTGATACATGTGGCCGGCATAGTAGTGCTGGTAATAGGCCTTTCCCTCGGTGTAAAATACGCTATTGACCAACAACTCATCAGCATATGGGGGCGCATTGGTCTGGCCTACCTGGCAGGCGGCATCTTGTTTGGGCTATCGGTATGGCTAAAAAAGAACTATCACCTGTTTAGTGCTATTCTCTTTAGTGGCGCAATGGCCACCTTTTACATAACCACGTTTGCCACCTGCAATTATTATAATCTACTACAGGAAGGAGCCGCGTTTGCCATCATGCTGGTGATTACTGTATACACTACCTGGATGGCCATAAGCTATAACAGGCAGCAGATTGCCCTATTGGGCATGGTAGGCGCCTACGCTATTCCCTTCCTGGTAAGCCACGATAAAGAAGGCGGCTTCTTGTTTTTAAGCTATATACTATTGATCAACACAGGCATTGCTTTTCTTTCTTTTAAAAAGTCATGGCGCACTACCAATGGAATAGCCATTGCTTTTTCCTGGCTCATCTTTGCGGTATGGATAGCTTCTTATAATCTGGTATTTCACCAGGCCATATACATGACTATTGCCTTTGCCCTTTGTTATTATTTGTTGTTTACTATATCATTGATGACGTTTCCTGTTGCCGAACAGGACAAAGCCCACCAGACTAAGCTATTGCTGTTACTCCTCAATAACACGGTATTCTACCTGGTAGCCCAACACATCAATCACATGATAGAAGGCGACTTAAACGTTAATCCCCGGTACCCGGGTCATCCTGAAAAAACAGCCTATGTATCTGCAGCTTTCGCCATAGCTTATACGTGCATGGCATGGGGCTTTCAGCAACTGAAAAGACAGCCCGAAACATTAAGCAAATACATGTTTATTCAAAGTATTGTGTTAACAACGCTTTTTATAGTGCAATACTGGGATGGCGTAATAGTAACCCTATTGTGGTTATTGCTTGCCATCCTGCTTTTTATTGCAGGGGTACGGGTAAAAGCCAGCTGGCCAAGGCTTTCGGCTATGGCGTTGCTGGCATTTACGCTATGCAAACTTATTATAATAGACAGCCAGCGCTTTACCCCACTTCAAAAAACACTATGCTATATTTTGTTAGGTTGCGTGTTGTTGCTGGTGGCCTTCTTTTACCAGAAGTTTAAACAGGTGCTGTTTGTCGAAGAGAAAGAAAACAACGATAGTAGCACCTCTTTACCCTAA
- a CDS encoding DUF5686 and carboxypeptidase regulatory-like domain-containing protein, with amino-acid sequence MIKPIFCLTTALLCFFSVFAHTITGTVTDEKGRPLPYASVQVKGDNRGTTTNSQGRYLLEVNASGSVVIVCQYVGYARQEKTVSIEKGGEVNFQLQPIQAVMKEVVVKSGGEDPAYAIIRSAIKKRPDYQNPLDSFTCEAYIKTLVKTRKLPNRVLGQKIKDADKKEMGVDSAGKGIIYLSESLTKIAYKKPEQLKMEVISGRESGGNGYGFNFPTFINFYDNNVTVLTSTLAPRGFISPIADGALKYYRYKYLGSFWEEGKEITQIKVIPRRKYEPLFSGTINITEGEWRIHSLDLMLTKQSQLEMLDTLQVKQIHAPVTNGVWRTKDQSLYYTFNILGIDAVGNFLNVYNKYDTRPQFAKKYFNKILVAYDTAVNKKSAGYWDSIRPVQLEPDEIKDYAVKDSIYKQQQDSAYSTAYRDSLRRRQGRITVGSLVWEGFTRSNYHPQHPFYFTWAGPLKHFYYNSVEGYVVNLQASFTKVWKPQGKTLSFIPHVRYGFGNKHVNSWASLNYYRYPKGAAGGEGRAIDSWELRGGKRVSQFNPQNPIGELLNSAYTLLEHRNYMKIYENYFGELRYTKRFDSDVRVTGSILYENRMPLNNLNEYSYFKKDRVFSPNYPYEQLSSQFTKHQAVVANVEVQYKPGQRYIQYPKQKVAIGSKYPTFSLAYSKGIDNVLGSDVNFDKWRFAAWDKVNFKIMGAFSYRISVGGFLNNNKVNIQDYQHFNGNQTLFASEYLNSFQLAPYYANSTTASFFAEAHVEHHFNGLLTNKIPFFKKLNWHLVAGANAFRVNASNHYTEVFAGIENIFKVLRVDVVNGYWNGSNGTVGVRLGFGGLIGGSMKVQ; translated from the coding sequence ATGATAAAGCCGATCTTTTGCCTGACAACTGCTTTACTTTGTTTTTTCAGTGTTTTTGCCCATACCATTACCGGAACGGTTACCGATGAAAAGGGGCGGCCTTTGCCCTATGCTTCGGTGCAGGTGAAGGGCGACAACCGGGGCACTACCACTAATTCGCAAGGCCGTTATTTACTGGAGGTGAATGCCAGTGGCAGCGTGGTAATTGTGTGCCAGTATGTAGGCTATGCCCGCCAGGAAAAAACAGTGAGTATAGAAAAGGGAGGTGAGGTGAATTTTCAGTTGCAGCCCATACAGGCGGTAATGAAAGAAGTGGTGGTGAAATCGGGCGGAGAAGATCCGGCCTATGCTATTATCAGAAGTGCTATTAAAAAACGTCCTGACTATCAAAACCCGCTGGACTCTTTTACCTGCGAAGCCTATATTAAAACCCTGGTGAAAACGCGTAAGCTACCCAACCGGGTGCTGGGACAAAAGATTAAAGATGCCGATAAAAAAGAGATGGGGGTTGATTCGGCAGGCAAGGGTATTATATACCTCTCTGAATCGCTTACTAAAATTGCGTATAAAAAGCCAGAGCAGTTAAAAATGGAAGTGATCTCGGGCAGGGAAAGCGGGGGTAATGGCTATGGCTTTAACTTTCCCACCTTTATTAATTTTTATGATAACAACGTAACGGTGCTTACCAGCACGCTGGCGCCACGTGGTTTTATATCGCCCATAGCAGATGGGGCTTTGAAGTATTACCGATATAAATACCTGGGCTCGTTTTGGGAAGAAGGTAAAGAGATTACCCAAATAAAGGTGATACCGCGCAGAAAGTATGAGCCTTTGTTTTCCGGCACCATTAATATTACAGAAGGTGAATGGCGTATTCATAGTTTAGATTTAATGCTTACCAAACAATCGCAGCTGGAAATGCTGGATACCCTGCAGGTGAAGCAAATTCATGCACCTGTAACCAATGGGGTATGGCGTACCAAAGACCAGTCGTTGTATTACACCTTTAATATACTGGGGATAGATGCGGTGGGTAATTTTTTAAACGTGTATAATAAATATGATACCCGTCCGCAGTTTGCGAAAAAGTATTTTAATAAGATATTGGTGGCCTATGATACCGCAGTGAATAAGAAATCAGCTGGTTATTGGGATAGCATACGTCCGGTGCAGCTGGAGCCTGATGAAATAAAAGACTATGCTGTAAAAGACAGCATTTATAAGCAACAACAGGATTCTGCTTATTCCACGGCCTATCGCGATTCGCTGCGCAGGCGCCAGGGAAGGATTACGGTAGGATCGCTTGTTTGGGAAGGCTTTACCCGTAGCAATTATCATCCGCAGCATCCGTTCTATTTTACCTGGGCAGGGCCTTTGAAACATTTTTACTATAACTCCGTAGAAGGGTATGTAGTAAACCTGCAGGCTAGTTTTACCAAGGTATGGAAACCGCAAGGGAAAACACTCAGCTTTATACCGCATGTGCGTTATGGCTTTGGCAACAAACATGTAAACAGCTGGGCATCGTTGAACTATTACCGTTACCCTAAAGGTGCCGCTGGTGGCGAAGGGCGGGCCATAGATAGCTGGGAGCTACGCGGTGGCAAACGGGTGAGCCAGTTTAACCCACAAAACCCGATAGGGGAGTTGCTGAATAGTGCTTACACATTACTGGAGCATCGCAACTATATGAAAATATATGAAAACTACTTTGGCGAGTTGCGGTATACTAAACGCTTTGATAGTGATGTAAGGGTAACCGGTAGCATTTTATATGAAAACAGGATGCCGTTGAATAATCTGAATGAGTATTCTTACTTTAAAAAAGACAGGGTGTTTTCACCTAACTATCCTTACGAGCAACTGAGTAGTCAGTTTACTAAACACCAGGCAGTGGTGGCGAATGTAGAAGTGCAATACAAGCCAGGGCAGCGGTATATACAGTATCCTAAGCAAAAAGTGGCTATCGGTTCTAAGTATCCCACCTTTTCTTTAGCATATAGTAAAGGCATTGACAATGTGCTGGGCAGTGATGTGAATTTTGATAAGTGGCGCTTTGCAGCGTGGGATAAAGTGAACTTTAAAATAATGGGTGCCTTCTCGTATCGCATAAGTGTAGGGGGCTTTCTGAATAACAATAAAGTGAACATACAGGACTATCAGCATTTCAATGGCAACCAAACTCTCTTTGCTTCGGAATACCTGAACAGCTTTCAGTTGGCGCCTTATTATGCCAACAGTACTACCGCTTCTTTCTTTGCCGAAGCACATGTGGAGCATCATTTCAACGGCTTGCTTACCAATAAAATCCCTTTCTTTAAAAAACTGAACTGGCACCTGGTGGCAGGGGCCAATGCTTTTAGGGTAAATGCTTCCAATCATTATACAGAGGTGTTTGCGGGTATTGAAAACATTTTTAAAGTGCTGCGGGTAGATGTGGTAAATGGTTATTGGAATGGTAGTAATGGAACAGTAGGCGTTAGACTTGGCTTTGGTGGCTTAATTGGCGGAAGCATGAAAGTGCAGTAG
- a CDS encoding BamA/TamA family outer membrane protein has product MKPNRLFTLIAMLVFCLSSFAQKDSSSTALPTNKFLAFPVVARSVETGWMFGGVGVSIFRVNKKDTVSRASSIQALALYSLNKQLLTVINGTIYLPGEKYILNHQFSYSYFPDKFWGMGPHTRDSFVEPYQFKQYYVFLHGMRKVSRGLFVGGVYELQRVMDMQYKHNGLFDKEQVAGRTGYLISGVGGSFTYDNRNDAFAPSKGTFLQFTGKYYNPLFGSDFTYWNVIQDVRQYIPVNKKNVLALQLYNFMNMGREVPIRSLAALGGSSIMRGYYSGRYRDKQLLAFQAEWRMQVYKRIGVVAFGGTGDVASKTMNYDFKDLKYAYGGGLRFALSNKERLNLRLDYGFTNKHDQGFYLQLGEAF; this is encoded by the coding sequence TTGAAACCTAACAGGCTGTTTACCCTTATTGCCATGTTGGTGTTTTGTTTGTCGTCCTTTGCGCAGAAAGATAGCAGCAGCACCGCATTACCCACTAATAAATTTCTCGCCTTTCCGGTGGTGGCGCGGTCTGTAGAAACAGGCTGGATGTTTGGCGGCGTAGGGGTAAGCATTTTCAGGGTCAATAAAAAAGACACTGTTTCACGCGCTTCCAGTATTCAGGCATTAGCCCTGTATTCGCTGAACAAACAATTGCTTACAGTCATTAATGGCACCATTTACCTGCCTGGCGAAAAATATATCCTCAATCATCAGTTCTCTTACAGCTATTTTCCGGATAAATTCTGGGGCATGGGCCCTCATACCCGCGATTCTTTTGTAGAGCCTTACCAGTTTAAACAGTACTATGTGTTTTTGCATGGCATGCGTAAAGTGAGCAGAGGGTTGTTTGTGGGCGGTGTGTACGAGTTGCAGCGGGTAATGGATATGCAATACAAGCACAATGGACTGTTTGATAAAGAACAGGTGGCTGGCAGAACCGGGTACCTGATTTCGGGTGTGGGCGGTAGTTTTACCTACGATAACCGCAACGATGCGTTTGCTCCCAGCAAAGGCACTTTTTTACAGTTCACCGGTAAATATTATAACCCGCTTTTTGGGTCGGATTTCACTTATTGGAACGTTATCCAGGATGTGCGGCAGTATATTCCTGTGAATAAGAAAAATGTGCTGGCCTTGCAGTTGTATAATTTTATGAACATGGGGCGTGAAGTGCCTATCAGAAGCCTGGCGGCATTGGGCGGTAGCAGCATTATGCGGGGTTATTATAGCGGCCGTTACCGGGATAAGCAATTACTGGCTTTTCAGGCCGAGTGGCGCATGCAGGTGTATAAACGAATTGGGGTGGTGGCTTTTGGTGGTACCGGTGATGTGGCCAGCAAAACCATGAACTACGATTTTAAAGATTTGAAATATGCGTATGGCGGTGGTTTGCGCTTTGCCCTGAGCAACAAGGAAAGGCTGAACCTGCGGCTGGATTACGGTTTTACCAACAAGCACGACCAGGGATTTTACCTGCAACTGGGTGAGGCTTTTTAG
- a CDS encoding ABC transporter ATP-binding protein, whose translation MASSKFLEVAGVGKQERKGGDVVKNVSFELPRFRKLAVAGETGSGKSTLLKMVAGLAQPDSGNVYFNGVRVEGPYEKLIPGHPGVAYLSQQFELATFLSVAQVLEYANLLEEEDARLLYEVCKINHLMARRTDELSGGEKQRIALARLLITAPKLLLLDEPFSNLDMIHKGVLKTVIRDIGDKLHITTVIISHDPLDILPWADELLIMQQGSIAQQGPAREVYSHPVNEYVAGLLGKYNVIPAHWPHMAQLAPAAIADKPVIIRPEQLTLATNGKAGVPGVVKKILFMGSFYDLEIETGGILLVVRVMECLINEQDTVSVALK comes from the coding sequence ATGGCAAGCAGTAAATTTTTAGAAGTAGCAGGGGTAGGCAAGCAGGAGCGCAAAGGTGGGGATGTGGTGAAAAACGTAAGTTTTGAGCTGCCGCGGTTTCGCAAACTGGCGGTAGCAGGCGAAACGGGTTCGGGTAAAAGCACCTTACTGAAAATGGTGGCGGGTTTGGCCCAGCCCGATAGCGGTAATGTGTATTTTAATGGTGTGCGGGTAGAAGGCCCTTACGAAAAGCTGATTCCCGGCCATCCGGGCGTTGCCTACTTGTCGCAGCAGTTTGAACTGGCTACTTTTTTAAGTGTGGCACAGGTGCTGGAGTATGCCAATTTACTGGAAGAGGAAGATGCCCGTTTATTATATGAGGTGTGTAAGATCAACCACCTGATGGCCCGGCGCACCGATGAATTATCTGGTGGCGAAAAACAACGTATTGCCCTGGCGCGCCTGTTGATTACGGCGCCTAAGTTGTTGCTGCTGGATGAACCCTTTTCTAACCTGGATATGATTCATAAAGGTGTTCTGAAAACGGTGATACGGGATATTGGCGATAAACTGCATATTACAACGGTGATTATCTCGCACGATCCGTTGGATATTCTGCCCTGGGCCGATGAATTGCTGATTATGCAGCAGGGCAGCATTGCCCAGCAGGGGCCTGCCCGTGAGGTATATTCCCACCCGGTAAATGAATATGTAGCCGGTTTGCTGGGTAAATACAATGTAATACCTGCCCATTGGCCGCATATGGCTCAGTTAGCGCCTGCCGCAATAGCAGATAAGCCGGTAATTATACGTCCTGAACAACTGACCCTGGCAACAAATGGCAAAGCTGGCGTGCCTGGTGTGGTGAAAAAGATATTATTTATGGGCAGCTTCTACGACCTGGAAATAGAAACCGGTGGCATTTTGCTGGTGGTGCGGGTGATGGAATGCCTTATAAATGAACAGGATACTGTAAGTGTAGCGTTGAAATAA
- a CDS encoding DinB family protein, translated as MLQQVERIRKTRTFFLDKIRTLSTEEWNLIPPGYSNNIVWNVGHMIAAQQGICYVRAGLPVVTDEDFYHAYKPGSRPTSFTGPEEIEQIKALFFSTLLQLEKDVQQGIFHHYTSWTSRYDITVSTIQEAMDLLMHHEGYHAGIISGIKYCITK; from the coding sequence ATGCTTCAACAAGTAGAACGCATTCGCAAAACCAGGACTTTCTTTCTCGACAAAATACGCACCTTGTCTACCGAAGAGTGGAACCTGATACCGCCCGGCTACAGTAATAACATTGTATGGAACGTGGGGCATATGATAGCTGCCCAGCAAGGCATTTGCTATGTGCGGGCGGGATTGCCTGTGGTAACAGACGAAGACTTTTACCATGCTTACAAACCCGGCTCCCGCCCTACCAGCTTTACCGGACCGGAAGAAATTGAGCAAATAAAAGCACTGTTCTTTTCCACCCTGCTGCAATTGGAAAAAGATGTACAACAGGGTATTTTTCACCACTACACCAGCTGGACTTCCCGCTACGACATTACCGTTTCTACCATCCAGGAAGCGATGGACTTATTGATGCATCACGAAGGATATCATGCAGGCATTATCTCCGGCATTAAATATTGCATTACCAAATAG
- a CDS encoding DUF6438 domain-containing protein, producing the protein MKMIMSLVLLTAVMMGCKTAKNTTQSPPTSGVQQLTIKATPCYGTCPVFEMTVRSDKSANYLAQRHNNGQQGLYRAVIDGRNYEQLIALLMATDFPNLKEEYTVGATDLPSMDLEITYEGSKVKKIHDYGARGTDELKALYDFVKTLRETQQWQRME; encoded by the coding sequence ATGAAAATGATAATGAGCCTGGTATTGCTTACGGCTGTAATGATGGGATGTAAAACCGCTAAAAATACCACGCAATCGCCACCCACTTCGGGTGTGCAGCAGTTGACTATAAAAGCTACCCCGTGTTATGGCACCTGCCCGGTTTTTGAAATGACGGTGCGCAGTGATAAAAGTGCCAATTATTTGGCGCAGCGCCATAATAATGGTCAGCAGGGCTTGTATCGTGCGGTAATTGATGGCAGAAATTACGAGCAACTGATTGCTTTATTAATGGCTACCGATTTTCCTAACCTGAAAGAGGAGTATACAGTAGGCGCTACCGACTTGCCCAGTATGGACCTGGAAATTACCTATGAAGGTAGTAAAGTGAAAAAGATTCATGATTATGGGGCAAGGGGCACCGATGAGCTGAAAGCTTTGTATGATTTTGTAAAAACCTTGCGCGAAACACAGCAGTGGCAGCGTATGGAATAA